A stretch of Henckelia pumila isolate YLH828 chromosome 4, ASM3356847v2, whole genome shotgun sequence DNA encodes these proteins:
- the LOC140894676 gene encoding ABC transporter B family member 26, chloroplastic-like, translated as MANLPSTLHFQAPVKYHRNKSFPAIVPTTKFQSFGSVHFPTLTCNLEQIPGRYFVSNSIKQASDYCCGDRDAVNHVLKRWAEIIRGVFPGGRWWRLTDSEREIGSSSIAAKPMTVLSALNQMWALINDEKVVLYTSFGALTIAALSEISMPGIITDSVFSAVNGETTMFYRKSQLLFLLCLTSGICSGLRSGCFAIANMILVKRMRETLFSSLLLQDISFFDSEAVGDLTSRISADCQRLSRTIGNDIHLILRNILQGSGALVNLMILSWPLALSSLIICFTLSAIFVIYGQYQKKAAKLAQDLTSSANDVAQETLSSIRTIRAYGTETEECRRFAQWLDQLASIGMRESAAYGLWNMSFIVLYRMTQVFAVLLGGMSILSRRVSAEELTKYVLYCEWLIYAAWRIQDNMSSLLQSVGACEKVLQLMHRSPSSQFLTKGVKFQELTGCIEFANVSFHYSSRNTVPVLRSVNISIQSNEVVAIVGANGSGKSTLIKLMLRLYEPISGEIYINGIPLKEMDIRCLREKIGFVGQEPQIFRGDVKSNISYGCFRSIRREEIESAAKKVYAHDFISGLPNGYDTMVDGNLLSGGQKQRIAIARAILRDPEILILDEATSSLDAESDSYIKEVLHSLKKDSKKRTIIIIAHRFSVKVADRILVMDNGQIVEIGNHMELMNRNGRYARLFKSHTDSSPSLLHHKENGFAD; from the exons ATGGCCAATCTTCCGTCCACGCTCCATTTTCAAGCTCCGGTCAAATATCACCGTAACAAATCGTTTCCAGCTATTGTCCCCACAACGAAATTCCAATCATTCGGTTCTGTACATTTTCCCACACTAACTTGTAATTTAGAGCAAATTCCCGGGagatattttgtttcaaattcaATTAAGCAAGCTTCGGATTATTGCTGTGGCGATAGGGATGCAGTTAACCACGTTTTGAAGAGATGGGCGGAGATTATTCGGGGAGTTTTTCCCGGTGGAAGATGGTGGAGATTGACTGATAGCGAGCGAGAAATCGGCAGCTCATCGATTGCGGCGAAGCCGATGACTGTCTTGAGTGCTCTAAATCAAATGTGGGCGTTGATAAACGATGAGAAGGTGGTTCTGTACACATCATTTGGCGCTCTAACCATTGCAGCG CTTTCAGAGATTTCAATGCCCGGAATAATCACAGACTCTGTTTTTTCTGCTGTAAATGGGGAAACCACGATGTTCTACCGGAAGTCTCAGCTTCTGTTTTTGTTGTGTCTAACGTCAGGGATATGCAG TGGCTTGCGAAGTGGATGTTTTGCTATCGCTAATATGATTTTG GTTAAGCGCATGAGGGAAACTTTATTTAGTTCTCTTCTTCTTCAG GATATATCCTTTTTTGACTCAGAAGCAGTTGGGGATCTGACTAGCAGGATTAGTGCAGATTGTCAACGATTGTCTCGTACAATTGGAAATGACATACATTTGATCCTGAGAAATATTCTTCAG GGTTCAGGTGCTTTGGTCAACTTAATGATTTTGTCGTGGCCCCTAGCATTGTCATCGCTGATCATATGCTTTACTTTATCTGCGATATTTGTTATTTATGGCCA GTACCAGAAAAAAGCAGCAAAGCTTGCTCAAGATTTGACCTCCTCTGCCAATGAT GTTGCGCAAGAAACACTGTCTTCGATCAGAACAATCCGCGCTTATGGAACAGAAACAGAGGAGTGTCGAAG GTTTGCCCAATGGCTTGACCAGCTGGCATCCATAGGCATGCGAGAAAGTGCTGCTTATGGACTCTGGAACATGAGCTTCATTGTGTTGTATAGAATGACCCAG GTTTTTGCAGTCCTTTTAGGAGGAATGTCTATTTTATCCCGCCGTGTCTCTGCTGAGGAACTGACAAAGTATgtattatattgtgagtggttGATTTATGCGGCCTGGAGGATACAAGACAATATGTCGTCGTTGCTTCAGTCTGTTGGTGCCTGTGAAAAAGTTTTACAGTTGATGCATCGTTCCCCTAGTAGTCAATTCTTAACAAAAG GAGTAAAATTTCAAGAGCTGACAGGATGCATTGAGTTTGCTAATGTATCTTTTCACTACTCCTCAAGAAACACG GTGCCTGTTTTGAGAAGTGTGAATATCTCTATACAATCTAATGAAGTAGTTGCAATT GTTGGTGCCAACGGTAGCGGGAAAAGCACATTGATCAAACTTATGCTTCGCCTCTATGAACCGATCAGTGGGGAG ATTTATATAAACGGCATTCCTCTTAAAGAGATGGACATCAGGTGTCTGAGAGAAAAAATTGGATTTGTTGGGCAG GAGCCCCAGATTTTCCGTGGCGATGTCAAGTCGAACATAAGCTATGGCTGCTTTAGAAGCATTAGAAGAGAAGAGATAGAGTCTGCTGCAAAGAAAGTATATGCACACGATTTCATTTCTGGTCTTCCCAATGGTTATGATACCATGGTTGATGGTAATTTGCTGAGCGGAGGACAAAAGCAGCGCATTGCAATAGCAAGGGCCATACTCAGAGATCCTGAGATATTGATACTTGATGAAGCCACCAGCTCCCTCGATGCTGAGAGTGATAGTTATATCAAG GAGGTTCTTCATTCTTTGAAAAAGGATTCGAAGAAACGGACTATCATTATAATTGCACACAG GTTTTCTGTCAAAGTAGCTGATAGAATCCTGGTTATGGACAATGGACAAATTGTTGAG